Part of the Methanobacterium spitsbergense genome, CATAAATCCATACAATAGTCGTGATTGTTATTCCAAGCCACATCATCGGCCTGAACCATTTAACTGCTGTACCAAATTTAACAATTGTTTCAGCTAGTTCCTCTGACTTTCTAGCCATAAATGTCATTACAAATAGTACCATTATTGTTCCGAGAGCTAAGATAATACCTAAAAACTCGAAGAATAGTATTGTAACGGGTTTACCGAATATTTGTTCTTTAAGTAATGGTATGCTTATTATTGATTTGAGTGATTCATCTGCTGGAAATGCTTCTATTGCCCCTGTAGCTAAACTATATTTTCCTGTATTGTTGTGATTGAATACTTTTATGTAGTATGTTCCTGCGCTGACATTTTGATCGAATGTTGGGCCTTGTAGATAATAATCACCACCAAACTCCTCGAACATAGGAGTCCAACTAGACTGGTTTCCTCCTAAGAGAGCTAAGGTTTTACCAGATGAATCAGTAATCTGGGCAGACATAAAGTCACTACTAATTCCTGGGCTTTGTGGAACAAGAATATTCGCAAATAGTTCGAAGGGTTTATCAGAGGATATCATGTAATAATCTGGTTGACCATTCAATTTACCGTACCAAGCCTGTGAAATTTCTGGATTTTTCACCACAATGGGGTTAGTCATTGAACTGTTTACTCCAACTTCCAAACGAGGTTGATGTGCACTTACCGCACATATAGAAAAAAATAAAACAAACAAAAGAATTACAGATTTTAATCCAATATTCTTGGGTTTTTTAGTGATCATACTTAATAATATAAATTTATATTTACATAAATTTTATTACAAAATTCTAGAATTATATAAAAAAAGTAATATATAGAAATTTAAAAGTTGGTGTCTTACTAGTTTTGTTATTAATTTTTTAGTTATACAAATTGATGTTGCAACGTTTTTTAGTCCATTTCCATGAATTTTAAGTATGATATGAAATTGGGATCTATTGTCTGTGTTTGATCTTCACATATTCTTCCAATGCCCTTGAAACAAAGTAACAAACAACAACTACAACCACAACTATTGTGAAATATAATATGGAATTCATTGGTTGTAATGTAGGAATGTGAATACTTCCTAAGGTTATCATAGGTACAAATATTAGGTAAACTGTTACGAATGCACCGGTAATTGCTTTTCTTATCTCACCCGAGTTATATGGAGATGTTCCTGACATGTAGTTTACAATAAGGAGTATTCCAAAGAAGGTTACAATTCCAATACCTATGAAAATCCATTCTAATGATATTCCAAGTACCATTGTTATTAAGGGCAGTATTATAAGATCGATGATTCCAATTGCAGCTATCATTTTTAGGGAATTTATCCACATTCTGGGTCTGGCATTTGAAACTTGTCTGGAAAGATTTTTATTTTCTCTATCTGTCTTTTTTTTATCTTTATCCAGCCAATCAACTTTTTTTTGAAGTTCTTCGTTTTCCTTTTCAAGTTTGATAATTTTGGCCCAGTCAAGATCTCTGATATCTGTGATTAGCTCTTCTTTCTCCCTTTGAAGTTTTTCAAGCTCAGTTTGTAGTTCCTTTTTATCAGAATCATCCATATTTAACACCCCTTAAAATTTTAGTGATAATAATTCTATTAGTATTAATTCTTATTTAATTGTTAATTAATATTATGGGTTTTTTTACTTATTTAAATTTTATTTTTTATTTATTTTTCATTCCAACCAAGAATCAATACCCTCATATTTTTGTCAAGGGTTTTAAGTGTGATAATCCAAGTTTTAATATGGTCGAGGTTTAGGTTAAAAATATGATAAAAGTACTATACGATATCAAAGTTTATAGGCAAGTTCTAAGAGATATAATAAAGATAGATGATGTAGTGGTTGAGCTTGGATGCCATGTAGGTAATTCAACAAGGATCATTGGTGATCTTTCCATAGATGGACAAATAATAGCCCTTGATAATAGCCCGGAATCTGTTAATGAAATGAAATCAGTAACAGAAGAATATCCCAGTGTTCAATTTATTAAGGCCGATGTAAGGCTTCATGAAACACTGGAAGAGGTGGCAAAAAAAATTGAAAAAATTGGTAAATGCGATGTATTATCCGTTGATCTAGGTGGAGGTTACCATCCAGATACAACATTCAAGGTATTTTTCATTTGGTCATCAACTTTAAAACCTCGTGATACTATAATAAGAAATAGAGGACTTTTAGATTTTATACATTCAGCTTCAACAGACGAGTTGATAAAATCCGAATTTGGATGGCTTGAATCGTCTGGAAACGATGGAATACCACCAAGGTTGAAGGAGTTCAAACTTTGGTCTTCAAAAATAAGATAGGGAGGGTGTTTTATGATAGGCAAAAGGATCAGGATCGAAAGGATATTAAATAGAAAAACAGGTCGATGTGTCATAGTTCCAATGGACCATGGTGTATCAATTGGACCAGTTCCAGGAATCACAGATATGGCCGCAGCTATAGACGAAGTTGCAAGTGGCGGTGCAAACGCAGTTATTGAACATAAAGGAATGGTAGGGAAAGGTCACAGAGGATACGGTAATGATATTGGATTAATAATACACCTCTCAGCAAGCACATCACTAGGACCAGACCCAGACCAGAAGGTGCTTGTAACCAGCGTTGAAAAGGCATTGAAAATGGGAGCAGATGCTGTATCGGTACATGTGAATATTGGCTCTGAAAAGGAACCAGAAATGTTGGAGCAGCTAGGAACAATATCAGAAACATGTGATGATTGGGGAATGCCACTCATAGCAATGATGTACCCACGGGGTAAAAACATCAAAGATGAACACTCCGGAGAAGTTGTTAAACTGGCTGCAAGGGCAGGAGCAGAGTTAGGTGCAGATATCATCAAGACCAATTACACAGGCCATCCCGACACTTTCAAAGAAGTGGTAGATGGATGTCCAGTACCAGTTGTAATAGCAGGTGGTCCAATGGTAGAAACAGACAGACAACTCCTAGAAATGGTGAAAAACAGTGTTGATGTTGGAGGAGCTGGAGTAGCAATTGGTAGAAACATATTCCAGGCACCATCACCAAGAAAAACAACCAGGGCAATATCAGAAATTGTACACAACAACATGGAAGTTGACGAAGCCCTCAAGATCCTCAACGGAACAAGTTAAAATAAGTTTATTAAATATAATTAAAATTCATAATATCGATTATCTGGATGGTACAACCAATGAAATTTGCATGGATTATGGCAGAAGGAAAAAATTGGGATACAAAAAAGCAGTATATTACAACAGCCCTTGAATCGGGAATTAATCATATTGTTGATTTCACAGACACAGAAAGGATAAAAAAACTTGGAAACCTTACACTTGTCTCGGATTTAGATAGTTCAGACATAATCCTTGTTGGAAGAAATGCAGAAGGTGATGGAACCCTGACAATTCCAATGGATCTGACTGAATCAAAGGATTTAGAAACAATATCCAGTTTAAAAAGAAAGAGTAAAACTGTAGCTGCATACGTTGAGATCTCGAGCAAAAAACATGAAGAATTAGCAGTAAAACTTGGAAAAGTTGCAGATTATTTGATCCTGCTTGGAAAAGATTGGACAGTGATACCACTTGAGAATATTATTGCAGATCTACAAGGGGACAATGTAAAGATAATAGCATCTGTTAAAAACTTTGATGAAGCTAAACTTGCACTTGAAACACTGGAATATGGTACAGATGGTGTACTGTTAAACCCAAATGAGATATCTCAGATAAAGAAAGTTGCAGAATTCCTTGAAAAGATAGATTCTGAAAACTACTCACTGGTACCTGCAACTATTACACGTGTTGAACCAGTTGGTTCCGGTGACAGAGTGTGTGTTGACACTTGTTCAATGATGAAAGTTGGAGAGGGTATGCTAATAGGATCCTATTCCAAGGGACTCTTTTTAGTTCATAGTGAATCATTGGAAAGTGAATATGTTGCATCAAGGCCTTTCAGGGTTAACGCAGGCCCAGTTCATGCATATATAATGACTCCAGGTAATAAAACTAGATATCTCTCTGAAATTGAAACAGGAGATGAAATTTTAACTGTTGATAATGAAGGAAATACTAAAACAACGGTTGTAGGCCGTGTTAAAATCGAGAAACGTCCATTAATGCTTGTAGAAGCCGAATATGAAGGATTTATCATTAGAACTCTTCTTCAAAATGCAGAAACAATAAGGCTTGTACAGGAAAATGGAAAACCAAAATCTGTTGCTGAATTGAAAATTGGTGATAAAGTTATGGTTTACCTTGATAAAAGTGCAAGACACTTTGGAATGGCAATTGAAGAAACTATTATAGAAAAATAACAGGAGTTAATCCATATGTCAGGATACCAAGTTGAAATAATCAGCCCTCAAGAAAAGGATGACATGTTCAACAAACTCGTGGCAGATGTGAGATACGAGAGAAAGGCCAATATACATGGTGCTTGTGTAAAACTTTTAACAGACAATCTCGACTTTAAAGAGGAATGGCAAGACAACTTCAAATTTATGAACGAAGATATTAGACCTCATGCAAAGGTATTCTCCGTTGAAGATGGTAATGATCTAAGAGTAATGTACGAACCAATATCAAATACATGTATAATAAAGAACTGTGACTACTATGGCTGGATAAAAAGCATTGCACTTGCAGCAATATCTGATTTTTTCGAGGAATACCATTCTGAACATAGAAGATATTCTGTTCATGGTTCTGCAGTTGACTATAATGGACATGCAATTGCAATTATAGGACCTCCTGGAACTGGTAAAACAACACTTACATATGGACTCTTACAAAACCATGACTTCAACTATATTTCAGATGATTGGTTTTTTACAAGACTATTTAAAAATGGAAATGTTATTTATTCCTCAGAAAAGAATTCATACATACGTGATGATATAGTTAACGTCTGGAAATCTTTTTCTACAGAACTTAATAAAGTTAAACTTGATATACGAGGCAGAGGTATTGCCGATGTAAACACATTATTTGAGGGACGTTCAAGGGAGAGTTCAACTTTAAAAACAGTGGTACTTCTTGAAAGAGATAGAAATCATCCTCCCTTTTTAAAGCTTAATATTGATGAAGCCCTGGATTTTATGGTTGTTAAAGATTTCTGCAATCCACACCAGATGATTAGAAATGATAGAAAGTTCAAGATCAGGAAAAATTTTTTCAAGGAAGTTTTCAGTAAACATGATGTATATCTATTAAACACAATTGAAACTCCCAATGAAAGTCTTAAAAGAATAAAGGATCTTGCAATAAGGTGATAAAATGAGAGCATTCATGGCAGTTGAAGTAAATACAAAACTTGTGGATACAATAATGGAAGTCCAAAAGGTATTAGCCGAGGCAAATGCACAAATAAAATTTGTTGAACCTGAAAACCTGCATTTCACCTTCAAATTCCTGGGAGATATCACCCCACAAAAGGCAGAATCAATTTTAAACATGGTAGAAAGCCAGGCAGAAAATTATGAGCCATTCAATATAAAAATCAAAGGTATTGGTGCATTTCCAAACCTGGGATATATAAAGGTACTATGGTTGGGTGTTGAAGAGCCAGATACATTTTCCAAAATGCAAGAGGATTTTGATCAAGAATTTGTTAAAATGGGATTTAATAAAGAGAGAAGTTATATTCCTCACCTTACCATTGGTCGTGTTA contains:
- a CDS encoding SAM-dependent methyltransferase; the protein is MIKVLYDIKVYRQVLRDIIKIDDVVVELGCHVGNSTRIIGDLSIDGQIIALDNSPESVNEMKSVTEEYPSVQFIKADVRLHETLEEVAKKIEKIGKCDVLSVDLGGGYHPDTTFKVFFIWSSTLKPRDTIIRNRGLLDFIHSASTDELIKSEFGWLESSGNDGIPPRLKEFKLWSSKIR
- a CDS encoding 2-amino-3,7-dideoxy-D-threo-hept-6-ulosonate synthase, whose protein sequence is MIGKRIRIERILNRKTGRCVIVPMDHGVSIGPVPGITDMAAAIDEVASGGANAVIEHKGMVGKGHRGYGNDIGLIIHLSASTSLGPDPDQKVLVTSVEKALKMGADAVSVHVNIGSEKEPEMLEQLGTISETCDDWGMPLIAMMYPRGKNIKDEHSGEVVKLAARAGAELGADIIKTNYTGHPDTFKEVVDGCPVPVVIAGGPMVETDRQLLEMVKNSVDVGGAGVAIGRNIFQAPSPRKTTRAISEIVHNNMEVDEALKILNGTS
- a CDS encoding 3-dehydroquinate synthase II → MKFAWIMAEGKNWDTKKQYITTALESGINHIVDFTDTERIKKLGNLTLVSDLDSSDIILVGRNAEGDGTLTIPMDLTESKDLETISSLKRKSKTVAAYVEISSKKHEELAVKLGKVADYLILLGKDWTVIPLENIIADLQGDNVKIIASVKNFDEAKLALETLEYGTDGVLLNPNEISQIKKVAEFLEKIDSENYSLVPATITRVEPVGSGDRVCVDTCSMMKVGEGMLIGSYSKGLFLVHSESLESEYVASRPFRVNAGPVHAYIMTPGNKTRYLSEIETGDEILTVDNEGNTKTTVVGRVKIEKRPLMLVEAEYEGFIIRTLLQNAETIRLVQENGKPKSVAELKIGDKVMVYLDKSARHFGMAIEETIIEK
- a CDS encoding HPr kinase/phosphorylase: MSGYQVEIISPQEKDDMFNKLVADVRYERKANIHGACVKLLTDNLDFKEEWQDNFKFMNEDIRPHAKVFSVEDGNDLRVMYEPISNTCIIKNCDYYGWIKSIALAAISDFFEEYHSEHRRYSVHGSAVDYNGHAIAIIGPPGTGKTTLTYGLLQNHDFNYISDDWFFTRLFKNGNVIYSSEKNSYIRDDIVNVWKSFSTELNKVKLDIRGRGIADVNTLFEGRSRESSTLKTVVLLERDRNHPPFLKLNIDEALDFMVVKDFCNPHQMIRNDRKFKIRKNFFKEVFSKHDVYLLNTIETPNESLKRIKDLAIR
- the thpR gene encoding RNA 2',3'-cyclic phosphodiesterase, which encodes MRAFMAVEVNTKLVDTIMEVQKVLAEANAQIKFVEPENLHFTFKFLGDITPQKAESILNMVESQAENYEPFNIKIKGIGAFPNLGYIKVLWLGVEEPDTFSKMQEDFDQEFVKMGFNKERSYIPHLTIGRVKGVQNKELLSNIVKELDDIDIGSMKVDRIVLKESDLTPVGPIYTDLKEIFL